One genomic window of Cellulophaga sp. Hel_I_12 includes the following:
- a CDS encoding arsenate reductase family protein, with protein sequence MDDMGVISTDKNKLSLYYNSEGSIGKQCYAYVQSSDKKVLGIDITKTTVTPTQWTELADGLNIKVKDLLDTSHPDFKQKYGEDTIAMEPNDWLKILEKNPQLVQFPVLIFGEKYYQLKSGAEFKKYLEADSANIYKK encoded by the coding sequence ATGGACGATATGGGAGTAATTTCAACAGATAAAAATAAATTAAGTTTATACTACAATTCTGAAGGTAGTATAGGGAAGCAATGTTATGCCTACGTACAATCTTCAGATAAAAAAGTTCTCGGAATTGACATAACAAAAACAACAGTAACACCGACACAATGGACGGAGTTGGCCGATGGTTTAAATATTAAAGTAAAAGATTTGTTAGACACTAGTCATCCAGATTTTAAACAAAAATACGGAGAAGACACTATTGCCATGGAGCCGAATGATTGGCTAAAAATATTAGAAAAAAACCCGCAATTGGTACAATTTCCTGTTTTAATTTTTGGAGAGAAATACTATCAATTAAAATCAGGCGCTGAATTCAAGAAATATTTAGAAGCGGATAGCGCTAATATTTATAAAAAGTAG
- a CDS encoding glucose 1-dehydrogenase has protein sequence MQKPNKRLENQTCVVTGSSSGIGAAIAKAVAAEGANVVVNYHTNKEGAEEVAHAISNSKNSGKAIIIKCDVSKENEVDTLFKKTISEFGTVDICIPNAGLQKDYPLHKMPLKAWQQVIDVNLTGQFLCAKAAINEFLRRGMRPDVSKSLGKIIHVSSVHEIIPWAGHANYAASKGALKMLMESICQGYAPKKVRCNSIAPGATKTAINKEVWNTKEGLENILKLVPYDRMGIPEDMGSVAAWLASDEAEYINGTTIFVDGGMTCYPGFTENG, from the coding sequence ATGCAAAAACCAAATAAAAGACTAGAAAATCAAACCTGTGTTGTAACAGGTTCAAGCTCGGGTATTGGAGCAGCGATTGCGAAAGCGGTTGCCGCAGAAGGTGCAAACGTCGTTGTAAATTACCATACGAATAAGGAAGGCGCAGAGGAAGTTGCTCACGCTATTTCAAATAGTAAAAACAGCGGAAAAGCTATTATTATTAAGTGTGATGTTAGTAAAGAGAATGAGGTAGATACTTTATTCAAGAAAACGATTTCTGAATTTGGCACTGTTGACATTTGCATACCCAATGCTGGTTTACAAAAAGACTATCCGCTGCACAAAATGCCCTTGAAGGCATGGCAGCAAGTTATAGATGTAAATTTAACGGGACAATTTTTATGTGCTAAAGCGGCCATTAATGAATTTTTAAGACGAGGCATGCGTCCGGATGTATCAAAATCTTTAGGCAAAATAATACATGTAAGCTCTGTTCATGAAATAATTCCTTGGGCTGGACATGCTAATTATGCGGCTTCTAAAGGAGCCTTAAAAATGCTTATGGAAAGCATCTGTCAAGGATATGCTCCTAAAAAAGTTCGTTGCAATAGTATTGCACCAGGTGCAACAAAAACAGCCATTAATAAAGAGGTGTGGAATACCAAAGAGGGTTTGGAGAATATTTTAAAGCTTGTGCCTTATGATCGAATGGGGATTCCAGAGGATATGGGTAGCGTTGCGGCTTGGTTAGCTTCCGATGAAGCGGAATACATCAACGGCACCACTATTTTCGTGGATGGTGGTATGACCTGTTATCCAGGTTTTACTGAAAATGGATAA
- a CDS encoding AraC family transcriptional regulator, translated as MKTLYIKTDSISQLFNELQSELGGKLNKNHQEYTLELDNTIATGKISGLSFKNDISFVKYDITFKQDTILKSHTANSNPINFMFCSKGQLAYGFSEKTSKKFLNQFQTSIFSSDPNRDTLLFFRKDHTVKFSNIKVDATVNSEDESIDLLKTQLVKTFMPKNGEEIFSYVGSYNLKIAEKLQQIDAITQKGVVRNLLIHGNVHVILAMEIQQHKEDLKSTKNNFGTLTRSEMEDIKEVSSFIQNYPEIQYSLKYLSKKSGLSPSKLQEGFKLLHDRTVTDFIRNVRIETAENLIKTTDLNISEIVYTVGLTSRSYFSKIFKEKYDCSPKYYQDHQQNLAVTA; from the coding sequence ATGAAAACGCTATACATAAAAACAGATTCTATTTCGCAACTATTTAATGAATTACAAAGTGAACTTGGTGGCAAGCTAAATAAAAATCATCAAGAGTATACTTTAGAATTAGACAATACCATCGCTACTGGGAAAATATCTGGATTATCATTTAAAAATGATATTTCATTTGTTAAGTACGACATAACCTTTAAACAAGATACTATTCTAAAAAGCCATACGGCGAATTCAAACCCCATCAACTTTATGTTTTGCTCGAAAGGACAATTAGCCTATGGTTTTAGCGAAAAAACTTCTAAAAAGTTTTTAAATCAATTTCAGACCAGTATATTTTCTAGTGATCCTAATAGAGATACCTTATTGTTTTTCAGAAAAGACCACACAGTTAAGTTTTCAAATATAAAAGTAGATGCTACAGTGAATAGTGAAGATGAAAGCATCGACTTATTAAAAACGCAATTAGTAAAAACCTTTATGCCCAAAAATGGCGAAGAAATTTTTTCTTATGTAGGTTCTTACAACTTAAAGATTGCTGAAAAATTACAACAAATTGATGCGATAACTCAGAAGGGTGTTGTCCGTAATTTATTGATCCATGGAAATGTACATGTAATTTTAGCCATGGAAATTCAACAACATAAAGAAGATTTAAAGAGCACTAAAAATAACTTTGGTACCTTAACCAGAAGTGAAATGGAGGATATTAAAGAAGTATCAAGCTTCATCCAGAACTATCCAGAAATTCAATATAGCCTAAAATATTTAAGTAAAAAATCGGGCTTGTCGCCATCAAAATTGCAGGAAGGATTTAAATTATTACATGATAGAACAGTGACCGATTTTATTAGAAACGTTCGTATCGAGACCGCAGAAAATCTAATCAAAACAACCGATTTGAACATCTCCGAAATTGTGTATACAGTTGGCTTAACAAGCAGAAGTTATTTTTCTAAAATATTTAAAGAAAAGTACGATTGTAGCCCAAAATACTACCAAGATCATCAGCAGAATTTAGCAGTTACTGCGTAA
- a CDS encoding ATP-binding protein: MNFKKFISSTQLYVVLIISAISMLVILGSVSYTKTAALKAASDAVSHTLVVEKEINKLFAIYSEMESAQLKNLLQKDTLTYNASFQKLTIDAENSFATLKKLVSDSPVQINHLERVQELQKSLTNALGLIPNSQRNTIRLSKNLISKIDDVAHIMAELNQRKKFMLSTEDAQLQERKKEYESQAFLTPVMILLLGLFALLVFIISFLKINRERKNRTKAEAFLANVLAHTENIINYYDPVYDDENRVVDFRVKYANERNKIDLNLDPEKMKGKLLSEVMPFVKLHGEYEKLISAFTEQKFFNLNRQVQLNGEVIWLESNIRPMAEGLLVVAKNTSFEKESVARLNDLNEKLREQYEELKDTEEFLQSVIKSTNNVVSYFRPVRDASNQIIDFTILYTNEEVKNATGDLPVEILNKNISEVYPFLMKNGVFEIFVEAIQSNQVKSYERSYNFNENIFWFDTYVIKTGDGICVTSRNITKQKDNEQKILIANEQLNIQNSILKEAKRIAKIASFRWNYEENDFEPSTISENLFDLLGYDANEFNAEHSTFKKLIHPDDLANYESELKKAFEQKNDVNFSYRIISKNNKIKHFKTTGNFQGSTLVGVIQDVTSQIKGAQKLREKNQELVRSNAELESFNRVASHDLQEPIRKIQMFVSRIADNDLDKMSDKSKDFFEKINSSSERMRLLIKYLLSYSRINTSKNDFAEVDLHDILDKVQEDLEDRIKESEVSITVDELPTVSAIPFQMEQLFNNLISNAIKYKGIEDPKIIIACKKLNRNEITDDFIKKSKWYYRISVLDNGIGFDQEHSEKIFELFQRLHQKNEYSGTGIGLAICKKIVQNHKGHIIAESELGKGAAFCFYLPAQ; encoded by the coding sequence ATGAATTTTAAAAAATTTATTTCTTCTACCCAACTATATGTTGTTTTAATTATATCAGCCATAAGCATGCTGGTTATTCTTGGAAGTGTAAGTTACACTAAAACAGCGGCTTTAAAAGCTGCTTCTGATGCTGTTTCTCACACCTTAGTGGTTGAGAAAGAAATTAACAAGCTTTTTGCTATCTATTCGGAAATGGAGTCTGCCCAATTAAAAAACTTACTTCAAAAAGACACGCTAACTTACAATGCAAGTTTTCAAAAACTAACTATAGATGCTGAAAATTCATTTGCAACCTTAAAAAAGCTGGTTTCCGATAGTCCTGTACAAATAAATCATCTTGAACGTGTTCAGGAGCTTCAGAAGAGTTTAACAAATGCCCTAGGACTAATACCTAATTCGCAAAGAAATACCATCAGACTTTCTAAAAATCTGATTTCAAAAATTGATGATGTTGCACATATCATGGCTGAACTTAATCAACGAAAAAAGTTTATGCTCAGCACAGAGGACGCACAGCTTCAAGAGCGAAAAAAGGAATACGAGTCACAGGCTTTTTTAACTCCTGTGATGATTCTTTTATTAGGTCTTTTCGCGCTGCTCGTCTTTATTATTTCATTTTTAAAAATAAATAGAGAACGCAAAAATAGAACTAAGGCGGAAGCATTTTTAGCGAATGTATTAGCTCATACTGAAAATATTATAAATTATTACGATCCTGTTTATGACGATGAGAATCGAGTTGTGGATTTTAGAGTAAAATACGCCAACGAAAGAAATAAAATAGATTTGAACTTAGATCCTGAAAAAATGAAAGGTAAGCTTTTAAGTGAAGTGATGCCATTTGTTAAACTACACGGAGAATATGAAAAATTAATAAGCGCTTTTACAGAACAGAAGTTTTTTAATTTAAATCGCCAAGTACAATTAAATGGTGAAGTAATTTGGTTAGAATCAAACATCAGACCAATGGCTGAAGGACTCTTAGTCGTGGCAAAAAACACTAGTTTTGAAAAAGAATCTGTAGCGCGCTTAAATGATTTAAATGAAAAACTAAGGGAGCAATATGAAGAATTAAAAGATACCGAAGAATTTCTGCAGAGTGTTATAAAAAGCACAAACAATGTGGTTAGTTATTTTAGACCTGTACGAGATGCTTCAAACCAAATTATTGATTTTACCATTCTTTATACTAATGAAGAAGTAAAAAATGCTACCGGTGATTTACCGGTTGAAATTTTGAATAAAAATATTTCAGAAGTATACCCGTTTTTAATGAAAAACGGTGTTTTTGAAATTTTTGTAGAGGCGATTCAAAGTAACCAAGTTAAATCTTACGAAAGAAGTTACAATTTCAATGAAAACATATTTTGGTTTGATACTTACGTTATTAAAACAGGTGACGGTATTTGTGTTACATCTCGTAATATCACCAAACAAAAAGATAATGAACAAAAAATACTTATTGCTAACGAGCAATTAAATATTCAAAATTCAATCTTAAAAGAAGCCAAACGCATTGCTAAAATTGCCAGTTTTAGATGGAATTATGAAGAAAACGATTTTGAACCATCAACTATTTCTGAAAATTTATTCGATTTGCTTGGTTACGACGCTAATGAATTTAATGCAGAACACAGCACATTTAAAAAACTTATTCACCCTGACGATCTTGCCAATTACGAATCTGAATTAAAAAAAGCCTTTGAACAAAAAAACGATGTCAATTTTTCATACCGAATAATCTCAAAAAACAATAAAATTAAACATTTTAAAACAACAGGTAATTTTCAAGGTTCTACTTTAGTAGGTGTAATTCAAGATGTGACGAGCCAGATCAAAGGAGCTCAAAAATTAAGAGAAAAAAATCAAGAATTAGTACGATCCAATGCTGAATTAGAGTCATTTAATAGAGTTGCAAGTCATGATTTACAAGAGCCTATTCGTAAAATTCAAATGTTTGTTTCAAGAATAGCCGACAATGATTTGGATAAAATGTCGGACAAAAGCAAAGATTTTTTTGAGAAAATCAACAGCTCATCTGAGCGCATGCGATTATTAATTAAATATTTATTATCCTATTCTCGCATTAATACATCAAAAAACGATTTCGCTGAAGTTGACCTTCACGATATTTTAGATAAAGTGCAAGAAGACCTTGAGGATCGAATAAAAGAATCTGAGGTATCTATTACCGTTGACGAATTACCTACAGTAAGTGCAATTCCTTTTCAGATGGAGCAACTTTTTAACAACCTAATTTCGAACGCCATAAAATACAAAGGCATAGAAGATCCAAAGATTATAATTGCCTGTAAAAAGTTAAATAGAAACGAAATTACTGATGATTTTATAAAAAAATCAAAATGGTATTACCGCATTTCGGTATTAGATAACGGTATTGGCTTTGATCAGGAACACTCCGAGAAAATATTTGAACTATTTCAACGACTGCATCAAAAAAATGAATATTCCGGAACAGGTATTGGCTTAGCGATATGTAAAAAAATTGTTCAAAATCACAAAGGCCATATTATTGCTGAAAGTGAACTCGGAAAAGGTGCTGCCTTCTGTTTTTATCTACCGGCTCAATAG
- a CDS encoding response regulator, with the protein MALNTLNVALADDDEDDRLVFKDAIDELKIKTKLSLFINGKELMDYLRLPNVILPEIIFLDLNMPVKNGMQCLKEIRENPQLNGVSVAIYSTSSSEKDIEETFINGANVYINKPNKFCDLKSVIEKVLQLNWQYQTSTLNRDNFLLRI; encoded by the coding sequence ATGGCATTAAACACCTTAAACGTAGCCCTTGCAGACGACGATGAAGATGATAGATTAGTATTTAAAGATGCTATAGATGAACTTAAAATAAAGACCAAATTATCCTTGTTCATTAATGGAAAAGAATTAATGGACTATTTGAGGTTGCCCAATGTTATTCTTCCAGAAATTATTTTTTTAGATCTAAATATGCCCGTAAAAAACGGAATGCAATGTTTAAAAGAAATTAGAGAAAATCCCCAACTAAATGGGGTTTCTGTAGCTATTTATTCTACTTCTTCTTCGGAAAAAGATATTGAAGAAACTTTTATCAATGGGGCCAACGTGTATATTAACAAACCCAATAAGTTCTGTGACTTAAAATCAGTGATAGAAAAAGTTTTACAACTTAATTGGCAATACCAAACCTCAACGCTTAACCGAGATAATTTTTTATTGAGAATTTAA
- a CDS encoding AraC family transcriptional regulator: protein MRINLKFDFNILSKKVLCQQLDAIGIKYTIQGLGEVEIEKMPKDVTLKTIEEAFTTYGIEIISDQQIALVQRIKDAITVLINDENNYKKYNVSTYLSEKLDYSYPYISNIFSETTYTSIENFVILKKIDIAKSHIVENRLTLTEIAFKLNYSSVAHLSAQFKKTTGLTPSTFQKIIKKRKERKMTP, encoded by the coding sequence ATGAGAATTAATTTAAAGTTCGACTTTAATATTTTATCAAAAAAAGTCTTGTGTCAGCAATTAGATGCCATAGGAATAAAGTATACCATACAAGGTTTAGGAGAGGTAGAAATAGAGAAAATGCCTAAAGACGTTACCTTAAAAACAATTGAAGAAGCGTTCACTACCTATGGGATTGAAATTATTAGCGATCAGCAAATAGCCTTAGTACAGCGCATAAAGGATGCCATCACCGTGTTAATTAATGATGAGAATAATTACAAAAAATATAACGTTTCTACTTATTTGTCAGAAAAACTTGATTATTCATATCCCTATATATCTAATATTTTCTCAGAAACAACGTACACTTCTATAGAAAATTTTGTTATTTTAAAGAAAATTGATATTGCAAAAAGCCACATCGTAGAAAATCGTTTAACTTTAACTGAAATTGCATTTAAATTAAACTATAGTAGTGTGGCGCACTTATCAGCGCAATTTAAAAAAACAACAGGCTTAACTCCATCTACTTTTCAAAAAATTATAAAAAAAAGAAAAGAGAGAAAGATGACCCCATAA
- a CDS encoding DUF1328 domain-containing protein has translation MLRWTVTFVILAIIAAVFGFGGIAEGAASIAKILFFIFLVLLVISLITGRKKI, from the coding sequence ATGTTACGTTGGACCGTTACTTTTGTAATTTTAGCAATTATCGCCGCCGTATTTGGCTTTGGAGGCATCGCCGAAGGGGCAGCCAGTATTGCAAAAATATTATTCTTTATTTTTTTAGTGCTCTTGGTAATATCGCTTATAACTGGCAGAAAAAAAATATAA